CATATAATGCTGTGCTCGAACAAACTCATTTCTCACATTCGGATTTTCGAGCACTGTCTATGATTATCACCTTCCTTCCTTCTTCCCTACTCGGAATAGACTCTTTGCATTTCTTCAGTATCTTCACACAGTCTTCGTCGCTCCAGTTATGCAGAATTCACTGCTCAACCATGAATATTTTCGAGTAGATAAGATTTTAAAAGTCAGAAATTGTTAATTGTAAATTATCACAGAATAGGATGAGGCTCAAATAGGATATAACTCTAAAAAGAAGTAATAAAGATAATTCCTGAAAATCATTTAGCTGCATGTTTGCACtaaactaaaatataaaaatagccACAAGATTTGAATTTTCGTGGCAAACAAATTAAGTCTTTTGCCACAGTCAAACACCTTGTGGCACAATATAAAGATTGCTATATAGTTTATTTGCCGCGGCAAAGGACTAAGATTATTTGCTATGAGTATATATTTCGTAGCAAAAAAGTATTATCAATATAGCTACAACACAGAAAATATTCATAGCAATAAGTATTAGTCCTTAGCCACGGATCATATAAAGTTTGTAGCTAACTTTTAGTTACGCTATATTTtgctccaaaaaaaaatattgtggcTAAAGTCTTTAACTActaaaatttttatatttagctACAATGTACTTTTTAGCTACATAGGCAAAATGTTGTAGTGTTGGCTTCTGTAATGAGAAGAAATAAACGCCCAAAAAGAAAAGTATAAGTGCATTCAATTGGAAATTTATTAGTTGACCATGAGTTGTCAATAATTTGTGCAGGGCAGCATAGAATAAGGACATTTTACAAGGAACAGTACAGGAAACATTGACATATCAATATTGTCGTGGAAATGATGTTGTGTTCTATACTACCTGTAATTAAGGACGAGGAAATTTACCAAGAGATTGATCAAAGTACATATCTTGGAAATGAGTTTCGCTACATTTCACATAAATTGACGATATAATTGATTTACCTGTAGATATCCTTTAGATGATCTGATTGTTTCACAACGACGATGCATATAATTTAAAAGAGTGATGCTTAAAAATAAGAGACACACAGTAACAAAAGTTGCTACACTTGTACCTTGAGTAAGATTGCATTAGCATTAGGAATCTTCTCATACTTCCTCCGACAAACTCCACATTCCCACTTCCCTTGAAGTTTCCAATTGCCACAGTGCCAGTGCCGCCTCCAACATCCACCAACGACGTCAATCCCTCAAAAACATGTTTACACTCCGTAATAAGAACATTGGAAATCAATCTCGAGTCACTGGCCATTGCCTCATTGAAACTATCACCTACTCTTGGTTCTTGCACATAGTAATCCCATAAAGATATCTCATGTGTGTCGCACCCCTTTTTTTACCCGCAAAATAATATTGTGTGaattaaagagtttttccaattaaagtgacaaaattgagtatggattattttatttacagagtcgccacttggaattgattttgttggtgttccaagtcaccttttatttgaatccctaatcaaagaaagatttgactctattattattggtctgcgaaaacaaaatccgggtaaggaattctgttaaccggaaaaaaggtgtaaggcattcctcgaatctcatggttctagcacggtcgcttttattgactaaaatttggcttgaattatttttggataaagtgTGTACTATTTGCCTTAAGTTACTATTGTCTAGTGctgcttaataattaataattttggccTAGGAGCGTGCAAGCACACAAAATTCTTATTTGATTATATGTATTAAAACAAAGAACGTGTCGGTACACATGGTTTAAATACAATTAATATTGAAAAGTCAAGGAGCGGGAATGCACACATGactactttattaaaaaaaatattgaccaaagacCGTGTATGAACACATGGTCTACATCTCAAATGTGCCTAAAATTGCctatcgcttaaattaattaaaaagcgcttcttttttatttattacttgtttgactggaaaaaaaatattattattaaaaataattttcactaATGCAAGACATTAAACCCGGGTAAGCTTGTGTTAAACTTTCATGGTATTGGAccacttattttatttaacaaaagatAACTTATTGGTTTTAAAGAAAATGTCCATCTTACTTTCTATTGTCATTGGGCCTACAAATTTTAGCTTACTTGGCCCATGTTGCTTAAGAGCCTCGATGACCAAGACAACACAAAATAACAAGTATTCTTCTAAGCCCAAATTGCTTCTTACATTGATGTccaaactaaaaattattttttttcataaaaaaaacttatatgctaattattatcttttatcttcttaaccaactatttcttaaggactaacataatatttcaactcatctacaccaatcatggcactaatcaaactacacccattaacaacataaaaaccacgactaaatataaaaactataaaaaaCGGTAATACTTCAATGCTAAAGAAAAGAACTATATTAAGTATAACATTATGTTGACTATAATTCAAAGCATCAAAACATTTGAAGCTAGAAGTCTTTCTTAGATAATTATACATGAACCACGAAAGTAACTCACGAAAAAGAGCCCAAACTAAACAAACATGGTTAAAAGTGAGGtttttatcttttccttaaactaagtaatcttaacagaatgcaatttcaatcacatatataaagaagaaaacgataatttaactaatttttaGCAGATTTACATGCTGATAACACTAATATAACATTCATCTTGAAACAAAATCAGATCTAATATGTTCCATCAACCAAACCGGGATCAAATCCTTCTTATTATCATCAAGAATATGCAatataagaatttaaaatttaccTGGTTTgtagaataataaaatatagCAGTGCAGCAACAAAAAAACTCAGCAGCAAATACAGTAGAAATAACATCAACTCAAGTGTTAAGACaacccagaaaactcaacaaagatgcttgaaactggtagctatcaacttcacaaattgcctaagggatttttctatttttctcgaGGTTTTTGCACTCAAATAATCCTCACAAAACTCTGAAATTTCAGCTTGTTATATGTATTAAGCAGCTTATTTTTCTCAAAGATATATGTCTTTAAGCAACTCTCCAAGATGTGTCTCAGTATAAGATAGAGTGTGTAATAGAGTGTCCCCCCTTTTCAGTGAGTAAAGAGCCCTTTAAATAGGcaaataaatcagattttttggacagattttggttcaccaaaagtctgtccaaaagactgactttgtgtgctaaacactgttcaaaagCTGTCAAAAAGTATTGTACTTGTCACCACACAATGACTTTTGAGTTTTGCACTCCATAGTCTTTGCACAGTAAAAACAACCAAACTTGTActattccttctttaatttcagCTTTTATCAACACAAAAATTCAAATACTCAAATCTAATAAAAACAAATTCACTAAGTACTTGAAACTTCTATCATAAACTATCATGACTAAGCAAATAGCTATTTCAAAACTAATGAATAACTAATTATCAGTGATTAATAACTATGAACGACTAAGCTAACATAGATTAAACataactaataataataataaaaataaaaaaataaaaaaataagaaattatgCTAGACAtaaactaaatacaatacaatTAGAAAAAATAGACAAAGGAAATGAGAATAGGGGTATACCAAACGAGGGTGTTCGGGGTGGTCGCCGTAATTTGGCCGGATTTTTAGTTGCTAGATTTTCGGGATGGAATTGACATCAATAGGTAGGTCTTGATAAGCTCTATCCGttgatgtaggtattgtgggGTGGTAGTGGCCGGAACTTCAAGGTTTTGGGCAAAAAAGTAGCGGctaaagtttcctagatctaCAATTCAAGGCGTTTGAGGGGggttttgaaggatttggtttaGAGATATGGAAATAGGAGGTTGTAgagattacatggtgtgaatttgggggtGTTTGGAGGTTGGCCGCCGTCGGTGGGTGATTTCCGGCGGCGGCGacggagagaagagagagaagagagagagagaagagagaaagagttatgggggaaatgagggaattttttagatttttgaggctttaaatacctcttgagagatcaaatatggaCCATTAGACCAAAGGGTGATCAAtgggtgagatttgatcttgggtcacttaatgaaacgacgtagttttgaggcaaaactacgtcgtttcggtCCCTTTCAAGGGCACccccttatcttgcacttttggccactttctctttcaaatttggcccaatttatttcttaatcctacttattaacctaaatttacacaaacaaataaattaattaagtaacttattcaaatgatcaattaactatattaattcatcaattgaatagttagttaattcctaaaatgcacaaataaagaaagaactattttttggtatttttatgataggaaatatgcaatcaaagacacaaaaattggGAAATATAATTAAAGCAACAAAACACTAATAACTTTAGGAGGTATTAAAACagtacaaaaattaggtattcacaactgcctttctttgctcgagaacatgaagagttttcgtgcaaaaaAAGTGAATGCCATGGCTAATTTTGGCTCACATATCACTCCAAtgaaagcattttttttaaaaaaaaaattgtgactgaaccctgcttccgaggtagcctacatatccttgtttagaggaatcaggtcagtgtagttctgggaaaatttggtagctgggactaccagaaactagatttaagactgttgttgctgttgttgttgctgttactATTACTTGCTGCTtgcatcaaaagaaaaagagaaagaactacATGTCTCGaaactaagagttacaaaattcctaatcTATGTGTCTTGTGGAGttaaatcttgattcttgacctgctcgcttgtgttgaccttagattggatcttgatTCTCTTTGAGGAAAGGATTATGGCTCATTCTCAATTGCTTGCTTTCCGTATCAGAGTTCGAGAAAATGAAACTCGAGAAGCTAGGCTGCTGACACATTATCCAAGctaactccaactatcttgtgaCCGAAAAACTTCTTTATTCTAATGAGAAAG
This DNA window, taken from Nicotiana tabacum cultivar K326 chromosome 4, ASM71507v2, whole genome shotgun sequence, encodes the following:
- the LOC107806639 gene encoding myricetin 7/4'-O-methyltransferase 2-like — translated: MASDSRLISNVLITECKHVFEGLTSLVDVGGGTGTVAIGNFKGSGNVEFVGGSMRRFLMLMQSYSSITLLNYMHRRCETIRSSKGYLQRTKMDWERLFTDAGFNEYKITPTLGTRSLIEIYP